A genome region from Methanobacterium subterraneum includes the following:
- a CDS encoding DUF2357 domain-containing protein, with amino-acid sequence MTEQEIKICFKSEEGMVMGTLTLKPIYKTMIPSDCVLIHNTQNVTLKNIPEAKDDNNKTAIQYKVNPSNESANIILLEETKYKLFFEPEISYENLIFPSLFKNNESNEIKNLIFDQFIHEKGFYGGTLNTGSYVGKSFFDIELDGLESQSVPFEIRSKKIGYEPHYPAMIADICEAAAGILFNSSLPFFDPYRIAERLRTTLYEDFLFLEYLFRPENLLTSYEHIRRDPNMVLARSRETVPLSLAQTIGGNDILNMVSDSANLFKTDKTPDNWPEVMNNYLPYKISQTSYYDVLDTPENRFVKYFLEILENLIDKMVAYMDENDIRGYPLDKTREYQEIIRDYLLDNWLDDVGELEYFPSNSQVLQKREGYRDILRYFTVLESSFYHHLDEIYELIEGYQRRLYELYEYWCYIKLFKILSSLALKDPEYDNIFDIEEDKDWKIEFKRGVNSVQTFEIDVKGEVVFVKLLYNRKFQKSKGDYSSYSLGLQPDYTLHIETDDGIKFIHFDAKYRSDIVIEDTDVDIRDKEEQEKRIYKYADIYKMHTYKDAIKNTLGAYVLYPGHECKIFKKNQSYIVPSVGAFPLTPGSMDSKEEEKIEKFIKEILIHICLA; translated from the coding sequence ATGACAGAACAAGAAATAAAAATTTGTTTTAAATCAGAAGAAGGTATGGTTATGGGTACCTTGACTTTGAAACCTATTTACAAAACCATGATCCCATCCGATTGTGTTTTAATCCATAATACTCAAAATGTTACTCTTAAAAACATTCCTGAAGCCAAGGATGATAATAACAAAACTGCTATTCAATATAAAGTAAATCCGTCTAATGAATCCGCAAATATAATTTTACTGGAAGAAACTAAATATAAGCTATTTTTTGAACCTGAAATTTCCTATGAGAACCTTATTTTTCCTTCGCTTTTTAAAAATAATGAATCAAATGAAATTAAAAATTTAATCTTTGATCAATTTATTCATGAAAAAGGTTTTTACGGGGGAACCTTAAACACTGGAAGTTATGTTGGTAAATCATTTTTTGATATTGAATTAGATGGGCTTGAATCTCAAAGTGTTCCCTTTGAGATACGTTCTAAAAAAATTGGATATGAACCTCATTACCCCGCTATGATTGCTGATATCTGTGAAGCAGCTGCAGGTATACTATTTAATTCTTCTTTACCATTTTTCGATCCATACAGAATCGCAGAACGATTAAGAACAACCTTATACGAAGATTTTCTATTTCTAGAATATCTGTTTAGGCCTGAAAACCTTCTCACATCATATGAACATATAAGACGAGACCCTAATATGGTTCTTGCCAGATCCCGAGAAACTGTTCCCCTATCTTTAGCACAGACTATAGGTGGAAACGATATTTTAAACATGGTTTCAGATTCGGCAAATTTATTTAAAACTGATAAAACTCCTGATAATTGGCCAGAAGTCATGAATAATTATTTGCCATATAAAATTAGCCAGACTAGTTACTATGATGTATTAGATACTCCTGAAAATCGTTTTGTTAAGTATTTTCTGGAAATATTGGAAAATCTAATTGATAAGATGGTCGCCTATATGGATGAAAATGACATTAGAGGATACCCCCTTGATAAAACAAGGGAATATCAAGAAATTATACGTGATTATCTTCTTGATAACTGGTTGGATGATGTGGGGGAACTTGAATATTTCCCTTCAAATTCACAGGTACTGCAAAAAAGGGAAGGATACAGGGATATTTTAAGATACTTTACAGTGCTCGAATCATCATTCTATCATCATTTAGATGAAATTTATGAATTAATAGAAGGATACCAACGCCGTTTATATGAACTTTATGAGTACTGGTGTTATATTAAACTCTTTAAAATTTTAAGTAGCTTAGCATTAAAAGATCCTGAATACGATAATATATTTGACATAGAAGAGGATAAAGACTGGAAAATTGAATTTAAGAGGGGAGTTAATTCTGTACAAACCTTTGAAATTGATGTTAAAGGAGAAGTAGTATTTGTTAAATTACTTTATAATAGAAAATTTCAGAAAAGTAAGGGTGATTATTCATCTTATTCTTTAGGTTTGCAACCAGATTACACTTTGCACATCGAAACAGATGATGGAATTAAGTTTATTCATTTTGATGCTAAGTATCGTTCTGATATTGTAATAGAAGATACTGATGTGGATATACGTGATAAGGAAGAGCAAGAAAAGCGTATATACAAATATGCTGATATTTATAAAATGCATACTTACAAAGACGCTATTAAAAACACATTAGGAGCCTATGTTCTGTATCCAGGACATGAATGTAAAATTTTCAAGAAAAATCAATCATATATTGTTCCTTCTGTTGGTGCATTTCCTCTAACACCAGGTTCGATGGATTCAAAAGAAGAAGAGAAGATTGAAAAATTTATTAAAGAAATTTTAATTCATATTTGCCTAGCCTGA